Genomic window (Cenarchaeum symbiont of Oopsacas minuta):
CCAGGATTGCGCAAAGCCACAAAAGAGTATGATGTACCTTTGATCTTTGATGAGACCGTTACAGGTTTTCGCATAGGTTCTGGAGGAGCACAAGAACATTTTGGAATAAAACCAGATATTACCACACTTGGCAAGGCACTAGGTGGCGGATTTGCAGTGGCCGCAGTTGGTGGCAAAGAACAGATCATGGACAATCTTGCACCATTTGGTAAAGTGTATCAAGCAAGTACATTTGCTGCAAATCCAATATCCACTAGTGCTGCACTAGCTGCAATCAAGACGATGCGTAAACTAGGTAAACGCATGTACACAGAACTAGAAAGGCGCTGTGCACTAGTGGTCTCAGCAATAGATGATGCAGCAAATGATAGTCATATACAACATGAGATTAATTTTATAGCATCCATGTTTCAAGTGTTTTTTACCGACAGACCAGTCACCAATTACAAGAGTTGTAAAAGAGCAGATGCTGTAAAATTTGAAAGACTCTTTAAATCATTATTAAAGAGGGGTGTCTTTGTGGCACCATCTCAATTTGAGGTGGCGTTTTTATCTCATGCACATAGCAAGGCAGATCTTTTGCATGCATCCAATTCGTATAGCGAATCCATAAAGGAGATGCACCATACATGAAATATCGTTTAGGTACACGTGCAAGTAAACTTGCACTAGCTCAGACTAGAAATGTAGCAGATCAATTACACGATGCAAATTCAGATGCTGAATTTGAGATTGTAAAGATTACCACAAAGGGGGATATAGACTCTCGTCCGTTCTTTGCCATTGATCAAAAAGGGATATTTGAAAAAGAGATAGATGCGGCAGTATCTGAGGGCAGGGTAGACTTTGCAGTGCACAGTATGAAGGATGTACCATCAGAGCTAGATCTAGATCTTTTCATCGCATCTGTCCCAAAACGTAAAGATGTAAATGATGTGCTTTTATCTTTGGATGGTGCCAAATTGGAGAATCTCAAAAGTGGTAGCGTCATTGGAACTAGTAGTTTACGCAGAGCTGTGCAGATATCAAGAAAGAGATCAGATCTTGTGGTAAAGCCTATTCGTGGAAACATAGAGACGCGCATAGATAAGATAGGCAATGGTTTTGATGCAATAATCCTAGCGCAAGCTGGAATATCAAGGTTGAATATAAAAACAAAGTATGTGACACTCTCTTTGTCTGATTTTCTCCCATCACCTGGTCAGGGAGCACTTGCCATAATAGCACGTGCAAGTGATGCAGATACGATTACAATGTTAAAGAGTATAGATGATACAGATGCACATGCAGAGTCTCTAGCAGAGAGGGCACTATCAAAATCTATAGAATCAGGATGTAGGTTTCCTGTAGGTGCTATTGCAGGTGTAGACTCTGGTGTATTGTCTATAAACGCTGTAGCTTTTTCAATGGATGGTAAAGAGTCTGTATACGCAGAACAAAATGGCCCTGTATCAGAGTCTGAAAAAATTGGATATATGGCAGGCAAAGAGCTCATAGACGGGGGTGCTGATAAATTTGCATCAGATTGGAGAGTACACCTAGCAGAGTGGAACAAAGATGGCTAGAGGAATAGTATATCTTGCAGGTGCAGGTCCTGGGGATGCAAAGTTACTTACTTTACGTACAGCAGAGTTGCTCAAAAAGGCAGACATTGTTCTATATGATATGTTGATAGGGAAAAAGATACTAGATATGATTCCTAGAAAGACTGTGCGCGAGTATGTCGGAAGGGCTGCTGGTGATGATCCATCAAATCAAGATAGGACAAATGAGATGATGGTAAAATATGCAAAGATGGGAAAGAGAGTTTTGAGGTTAAAGGGAGGAGATCCTACAATGTTTGGTCGTGGTGGTGAAGAGGCAGAGTATCTAAGATCACACAAAGTAGAGTATGAAATTGTTCCTGGAATTACATCAGGTTTGGCATCTGCAACATATTCGGGCATACCCTTGACACACCGTAAATATTCATCATCAGTTGTTTTTGTTACTGGGCACGAAGAGCCATCAAAACGTACTGAATCTGTAAGATGGAAACGCATGGCAAGAGCATGTGATACGATTGTAATCGTGATGGGGCTATCACGTATCAGGATAATTTGTAAACAGCTTTTGCTTGGAGGTATGGATAAAAAGACTCCAGTTATAGTCATACAAGATGGAACCACCAAACACAAGATGGTTCTAGGTACAATCTCAAATATCGCATCCAAAGTAAAACGCGAAAAAGTACACTCTCCAGCAATCATCATCATAGGTAATGTAGTAAGTTTTGCTAATGTTTTAGGATGGAGATGATTATGTCTTTATCAGGTAAGACTATAGTCATAACACGCCCTGCAGATGAGGCATCAGAATTTATCAATCTTTTAAAATCAAAGGGTGCTCAAATAATACCTCTAAGAGCAATAGAGGTTGCATCAAACAGTGAAACGATTGCAAGTGAATTTCTCTCTTTGATGAAGAGTTTTGATCCAGAGTTTAGTGCATTTTTGAGCTCTAAATCTGTAAAGACACTCTTCGAGTCAGCAAAGATAGAGTCCATATATGATGAAATGTTGTCTGTTGTAAAAAATACAACAGTTGTGGCAGTAGGTCCAAGAACAAAAGAGATGTTAAATTCCATTGGAGTGAGGGTAGCGCATGTACCACAAAATTATTCATCAATAGGTATTGGAGAATTATTTACAACTTTGAGCGCCGTTGGTAAAAAGATCATCATGCCAAGAAGCAGTGCATCTAGATCATTTCTAAAAGACCTACTTGAAAAGATTGGTCTAGATGTACTAGAGATTAAGACATACAAAGTATGTACCACTACCGATATGTCAGGATGGGATGATTTTGCAAAAAAGTTTTTTGATGCAAATATTGACTGTATAGCGTTCACTAGTGCATCATCTGTAAATGCATTCTTTGAGATACTCGAATCAAAAGGGTTCTCTAGAGATAAAATATGTAGAGAGATTTTGAATTTAAAAATATTTACCATCGGATCGCAGGCAGATAAAGAATTTAAAAATATGCAGATAAAAACATGCATCGCAAATGTCCACACAATAAAGGGTTTGGCAGATATGATCTCAAAAGATCTAGAATAAATGGCATATTACTTAGCTATACCTTATTTTAAGCATATTTTTATATGAAATTCTAGTAAAAACATCATGGCAACAGAAAATGTAGATATGGATTATTCAAAGTATGACTTTAAAGATTCTACAGAATTATATGTCCATCTAAGTAAAAAAGGACTATCCAAAGATGTTGTTAAAAGCATTAGCAAACTAAAAGATGAGCCACAGTGGATGCTCGATTTTAGGCTACGTGCGTATGAGATATTTATGAAAAAACCAATGCCAACATGGGGTGCAAACCTTAGTTCTATAGATTTTCAAAATATATTCTATTATGCAAAAGCTACAGAAAAAACTGAAAAGAGTTGGGACGATGTTCCAATAGACGTTAAAAACACATTTGACAAGCTTGGAATACCAGAGGCAGAAAAAAAGTTCCTTGCAGGTGTTGGAGCACAATACGAATCAGAGGTAGTATACCATAGTCTTCGCGAAGATTTACAAAAACAGGGTGTTGTGTTTATGGATACAGATTCTGCACTAAAAGAAAAACCAGAACTCTTTAAAAAATACTTTGGCAAGATCATACCTCCAGAGGACAACAAGTTTGCTGCATTAAATAGCGCAGTATGGAGTGGTGGATCTTTTATTTATGTACCTCCAGGAGTCAAAGTTGACCTCCCACTACAGGCATACTTTAGAATAAACGCAGAGAATATTGGACAGTTTGAGAGAACACTCATACTCATCGACGAGGGTGCAGAGTGCCACTATATCGAAGGTTGTACTGCGCCTGTCTATTCTTCTGAATCGTTGCATTCAGCAGTAGTAGAACTTGTTGCACACAAGGATGCAAAATTACGTTATACAACAATACAAAACTGGAGTAACGATGTATACAATTTGGTTACAAAACGTGCATATGCATACGAAGGAGCAACCGTCGAATGGATCGACGGCAACCTTGGAAGCAAGATCACAATGAAGTATCCTGGCATTTACTTGCTAGGCCAGAGAGCGTATGGTGAGACACTATCAATAGCATTTGCTGGCAAAGATCAACATCAAGATACAGGTGCAAAGATGGTGCACCTTGCTCCAAATACAACCTCAAAGGTTACATCAAAATCTGTCAGTAGGCTAAATGGCAGATCTACATACAGAGGGCTCTTAAATATCGCCAAAGGAGCTACAGGGGTAAAATCCACAGTACGCTGTGATGCACTATTACTAGATGATACTTCAAAGACAGACACATATCCATACATGGAGATAAATCAAGAAGATGCCACAGTAACACACGAAGCAACCGTAGGCAAGATTGGCGATGAGCAGATATTCTACCTAATGACTAGAGGATTTAGTGAGGAAGATGCACTCAGCCTCATAGTCAATGGATTCATGGAACCATTTACCAAAGAGCTTCCCATGGAGTATGCTGTAGAGTTGAACAGACTAATAAAATTAGAAATGGACGGCTCTGTCGGCTAAATGAGACGAGATGGTAATACTCTCTGAGCTTGATTCAAAGTTTGTATCATCAATCTCATCTACAAAAGATGAATCAGACTGGTTGTGCCAATACAGAACTAGATCCCTAGAGATGTACAATAAACTTCCACTAGAGACATCTAGCTTGTACACAAAGTATACTGATGCAGCACGTCTAGAGCCAGAAAAAGTAAAGATTGCAGAAAAAACGGATGGTGTAATTCCAGAGTTTTTACAAAATAGAATAAACGAGTTAAAGGATCTACCGCACATAATACAGATTGGCACAAATATACACAGTATACATTTGACTCCAGAGGTAAAAGAGAGTGGAGTTAGAATCTGCCACATAGATGATGCACTAGCTGATGGCACTGCAAAAGAGATCATAGAGTCATCAGATGTATCCGATGATCGATTTACAGCGTTAAATGCTGCAGCATTTAATTCTGGAGTATACATTGGAATACCAAAAAACGCACAATTGTCTAGTCCCATACATTTACTCTCTTGTCTTTCAAAAGATGGCATATCAGCGATAGCGCGTAATGTAATATCTGCCAGTGAAAATAGTTCAGCTATCATAGTTCAAGAAGTATACTCTCCAAAATCGCCAGAGCCGCAGACATATCTTGAACTATTAACTACAGATATACAAGATGGTGCAAATCTTGACATCACATCACTTCAAATGATGGATGAAGATTCCATAAACTTTTCAACTCGCAAAACCAACATGGCATCAGACTCTGTGGTAAACTGGTATCTAGGACTGTTTGGTGCAATGCTTTCAAGATACCGTTTAGAATACAATCTAAAAGGTTCCGGAGCTAGTGTAAACGACTCTGAGGTCATATTTGGCAATGGCGAACAATCATTTGACATACAAGCAAATGCAAACCACATCAGTCCAGCAACAGAAGCTAGGATAATTGAAAAATCTATTTTGAGGAATAGCTCAAAATCACTCTTTAAAGGCATGATACGTATATTGGATAAAGCTGTAAAATCAAATTCGTATCTATCTGGAAGATCCATATTGTTGGATGCAGATGCAAAATCCGATGCAATACCTAGTCTAGAGATACTCACAAACGATGTAAAGGCCACACATTCAGCATCAGTTGCACAGATAGACGAAGAGCAGATATTCTACCTACAAAGTAGATGTCTGACAAAGGCTGCAGCAGAGCGCACAATAATTGAAGGCTTTTTGGAGCCACTTTCAAGAAAAATGTCATATCAAGTTCGAGCATGGATCGCATATCTTATCGAATCAAAGTGGGAGGGTCGCAGCTTGTCAATAAACAACGATGAAGAGTTGCGTAAATTTGTCGAGGTCGAAGAGACTAGATACAATGAAAAAGCAGAGATCGAGCAACATTACAAATATCGGTGATAAAATTGTCAGAGTGGGTTAAGACATGTAGTGTTGACGAGTTGGATGGTTCGCTTTACTCTTTTGATCACAACGAAAAACGTATTCTACTCTCCAAGATTGGAGGTCAAGTATATGCCACAGACCGCATGTGTACACACGAGGATGCAGATCTTTCATGTGGATTTGCCACTCCAGAAGGTATAAGATGTAATCTTCACCTATCAGTCTTTGATATGCGAGATGGCAAACCACAAAATCCACCAGCCAAAAAACCCCTTGCAACATACAATGTTAAAATAGATGACAAGGACGTCTATGTAGAGTTGTGATGTATGATGCTACAGTCAGAAAACCTCATGGAACGTATACGTGCTGATTTTCCAATAATGAATAGAAGAGTGCACGGCGAGAAGAGACTAGTATACCTCGACAACGCATCAACTACACAAAAACCCATACAGGTAATAGATGCTCTTACAAAATATTATAAAAATTACAACTCTAATATACACAGAGCAGTATACGTTTTAGCCACAGAAGCAACTTGTGCTTATGAGGAGGTCAGAGAAAAGGCTGCAGATTTTATCGGTGCAAAAGACCATAATGAGATTGTATTTGTTCGCGGTACGACAGAGGCGATAAACATGGTAGCGTATGCATGGGGCAGAGAGAATATATCAAAAGGCGATGTCATAGTTACCACAGAGTACGAACATCATAGTAATATCGTTCCATGGCAGATGCTAGTAAAAGAGAAGAAAGCAGTTTTAAAATACATCGATATAGACGAGCATGGCAAACTCATCATGAGTCAGCTCGACGAGTATCTCTCAAAAGGAGATGTAAAACTTGTCTGCTTTAGCCTCATGTCCAACGTTTTGGGAACTATATCTGATGCAGAGTCGATAATTTCAAAATGTAAAAGTGCCAAAGTAAAGACGCTTGTTGATGCAGCTCAAGCAGTTCCACACATGAGTGTAGACGTGGATAGACTAGGTTGTGACTTTTTTGCATTCTCTGGGCACAAAATGCTAGGGCCAACTGGTGTTGGCGTACTGTGGGCTAGAAGAGAGATTTTAGAGAATATGGCTCCATTCCATGGTGGAGGAGATATGATACGCGAGGTTCACAAACAAGAGACTACATGGAATGATGTACCATACAAATTTGAGGCAGGAACTCCAAATATTGCAGACGTTATAGGGTTTGGCGCGGCAATAGATTATCTACAAAAGATCGGAATGGACAAAGTTAGAGAGCACGAAGTAGAGCTTACACTATATGCACTAGATAGATTTGCCACAGTTCCTGGCATAAAGGTATATGGAACAGATGAGATACAATGGCGCGGTGGCGTTTTATCTTTTAATTTCGCAGATGTGCATCCACATGATGTAGCTCAAATAGTAGATGAGGAAGGAATAGCGATACGTTCTGGTCACCATTGTGCACAAGTTTTAATGGAAAAGCTAGATGTAGCAGCTACATCTAGGGCAAGTTTTTACATTTACAATACAAAAGAGGATATAGATAGACTAGTAATGTCATTGCTAAAGGTCGCAAAGGTGTTTAAACTTTGAGTGGAGTAGACATTTACCACGAGATGATCATAGACTATTCTCGCAACCCGCTAAACTTTGGAAAAATAAACAACCCCGATGTGACTTTTCATGATTCAAATCCCTTGTGTGGTGATAGTATTGACATTGATATGAAGATGAGTAAAGGAGTCGTATCAGAGATAAAGTTTCATGGTAAAGGTTGTGCCATTTGTATGGCGTGTACGTCAGTCTTGACAGAGATGGCAAAAGGTAAAAGCATGGCAGAGGTAAAAGAGATTACAAAAAAAGATGTGCTCTCTGAGCTTGGACTAGAGAGTCTGCAAGCAGTACGGATAAAATGTGCCTTGTTATCATTAAAGGTGTTAAAATACGCCTTGTATACATATTTGACAAAACATACAGAGGATACAGAGATTGAGGATCTAAAAAAAGAGGCGACAGATCTTTACTAGACATATCATACTGTCAATACGCCGTGTAATATTTGAGCATTTTAACGATATAGAGTTACGCTTTAACAACGACCAAGTATTAGAAGAGCTTGTAAGAGCAGACGTGTTGGATGCAAAAACCAACACCGAAGAGATTGAAGAATACTTTGAGGATCTATGTCAAAAAAACGTACTGCGCAATATCGCACAAAATCTTACCACCGTATGGTATAAAACATTCGAGTCACTCTCAGAGTATACATGTACATCTTGCAATCTAGTGGTTCACATTAGCCCCGATGTGGATAAAAACTGCCCAAATCCAGTATGCAGTGCAACGATCTAATTTGATGCGGCTTTTTCAAGAGCTGCAATCATTGGGAGTTTTTCGCGTGCAAGGTACAAAACGAGTGCACCTCCTGCCGTACTAGTATGGTTGATCTTTTCATATAGACCATATTTTTTGAGTGCTGCTGTGAGATGGCCACCGCTGACTATGGTAGTAGCCATGGAATTTGCGACAGATTTTAAGAGTTTTTCTGTACCATGACAAAATTGTTCGTTTTCAAAAAATCCAGCAGGACCACTTATGAACACAGTTCCAGCACCGACTATGATTTTTTCATAATGTGCTACAGTTTCAGGACCAATATCCAATATGCAATCGCCTGCAACAAGCTCGCGTACCATGATCTCGACGCGTTTTCCGTTGCGTTCTATTGCAATATCAACTGGTGTTGAAAAAACATCTCGATACTCGCCGATAAGATAATGTGCCTTGCGCACCATCTCATCTTCTCGATCTATTCCAAGTGGATATTTTATTCTAGCTTGTGCGCGCAAAAATACGCTAGCGATTACTCCAGTCAATAGTATGTGATCTGCTTGTCCATTTTTAATCAACAGTGAGATTGCCTCTAAACGATCTGCCACCTTTAAGCCACCTAGTACTACTACGTGTGGTGCTTTTGCAACAGATATTATCTTGTCTAGCTCACGTATCTCTTTTTCAACTATACGTCCAGCACATGCTTGAATTGTGTTTTGAAATCCTACAATCGATGGATGTGAACGATGCGCACTTGGAAACGAGTCCAAAACACACACATCAAAGAGCCTAGATAATCTACTTACCATTATGGTCTTTGCTGCATCCTTTGGTGAGAATTCATAATTTTCTTCAGCACATAATCTCAAGTTGTCAAGCATGAGAATTTCACCTTTTTTCAAATTGCGTATAGCATGCTGTGCTGCCTCTCCTATGATATCCTCTACATATCTAATCTTGCGTCCAAGCATCTGCTCTAATACTGCTGCGTGTTTTCCCATGCCCGTATAATCTGTATTTCCCACTCGACCTTGGTGTGAAGCTATGACTAGTTTTGAATCAGCAAGTGACTCTATCGTAGGTATAGATTCTTCTATTCGGCTCTTGTCTGCAATTTCCATAGTTTCAGAATCCATCGGACAGTTCATGTCTACTCTAAGAAAAACGGTCTTTTCTTTTGTCATTACATCATCTATAGTAAGAAATCTCACTATGTACAACGCATGTAATCTAGGTTAAAAGCTTTAGCCGATCAGATTTCAAGATCAATTATTTGGGATTCTGTTGCGTTGCCAAAACCCATGCCTATACATGAAATGCAGATCTTTTCTATATTATGGATTTATTACAAATAAATTCAAAATAAATGTGGTAAGATTTAACACCATAATTAGAATATGACAAATTTAATTACATGTGTTTAACAAATATGGTAAATTTGAAAAATTCTAAAATGTTATAAATTTAATAATTAACATCTAATGTTTTATGAAATGCATGTATGCTAGAAATTCTATTAAGAAGTGTATACACTATATTCGTGATATTAAATTTTGAAAAATTATTGCGCGAATAAATTGAACCATCACGACCAATGTATAATATTTTTCCGTCTATAGTTATTCCCAAGTAATTTAAATCACCTTTAGTATCTGGCGCTTCCACAAATTCTTTGTATTGTGGTGTTTTTTCGAGCATATCTCCTTTAATTATAATGTCTTGGAGACGATCATCGTTTACATCTTTAGTACAAAAATATTGAATGTTTTGAAATTCTTTTACAAGTTGTGATGCTTTATCAAAATCGACTTTTAATAAAATGAGTGGATCNCGAGCAGCTCCTCCGATGTCACGCACGCGTACCTGTCGTGCCCCAGTGGAATTTTTAACCACCGTCTCGGCAAGCTCTATTCTACAAAGTCGTTCAGCAGTAACCTTTGTACCCCATGGAACACGTGATGCAAGACACGAATTTGATGGTCTATCCCATACAATCATACCCAACTCTTTTGCTTCTCTACGCACATCATCTTTGAGAAATTTACATTCTACCAAGGGACTAGATATTCCATTTTCTTTCATGGCGTCTATGCCTGGCCTGTAATCTCCTAAATCATCCATGTTTGTCCCATCCACGATCGTCTCAATGCCTAATTTGGATGCAAGTAAAACCAATCTACCTGAAAGCTCTGTTCTGCAATGATAACAACGGGTTTTATCATTTATGACAAAATTAGGATTATCTAGCTCATTATATCTGATCATAGTATGTTGTATGCCAATCTCTTTGCATATGGA
Coding sequences:
- a CDS encoding hydroxymethylbilane synthase produces the protein MKYRLGTRASKLALAQTRNVADQLHDANSDAEFEIVKITTKGDIDSRPFFAIDQKGIFEKEIDAAVSEGRVDFAVHSMKDVPSELDLDLFIASVPKRKDVNDVLLSLDGAKLENLKSGSVIGTSSLRRAVQISRKRSDLVVKPIRGNIETRIDKIGNGFDAIILAQAGISRLNIKTKYVTLSLSDFLPSPGQGALAIIARASDADTITMLKSIDDTDAHAESLAERALSKSIESGCRFPVGAIAGVDSGVLSINAVAFSMDGKESVYAEQNGPVSESEKIGYMAGKELIDGGADKFASDWRVHLAEWNKDG
- a CDS encoding uroporphyrin-III C-methyltransferase, encoding MARGIVYLAGAGPGDAKLLTLRTAELLKKADIVLYDMLIGKKILDMIPRKTVREYVGRAAGDDPSNQDRTNEMMVKYAKMGKRVLRLKGGDPTMFGRGGEEAEYLRSHKVEYEIVPGITSGLASATYSGIPLTHRKYSSSVVFVTGHEEPSKRTESVRWKRMARACDTIVIVMGLSRIRIICKQLLLGGMDKKTPVIVIQDGTTKHKMVLGTISNIASKVKREKVHSPAIIIIGNVVSFANVLGWR
- a CDS encoding Uroporphyrinogen-III synthase HemD; this encodes MEMIMSLSGKTIVITRPADEASEFINLLKSKGAQIIPLRAIEVASNSETIASEFLSLMKSFDPEFSAFLSSKSVKTLFESAKIESIYDEMLSVVKNTTVVAVGPRTKEMLNSIGVRVAHVPQNYSSIGIGELFTTLSAVGKKIIMPRSSASRSFLKDLLEKIGLDVLEIKTYKVCTTTDMSGWDDFAKKFFDANIDCIAFTSASSVNAFFEILESKGFSRDKICREILNLKIFTIGSQADKEFKNMQIKTCIANVHTIKGLADMISKDLE
- a CDS encoding component of SufBCD complex encodes the protein MATENVDMDYSKYDFKDSTELYVHLSKKGLSKDVVKSISKLKDEPQWMLDFRLRAYEIFMKKPMPTWGANLSSIDFQNIFYYAKATEKTEKSWDDVPIDVKNTFDKLGIPEAEKKFLAGVGAQYESEVVYHSLREDLQKQGVVFMDTDSALKEKPELFKKYFGKIIPPEDNKFAALNSAVWSGGSFIYVPPGVKVDLPLQAYFRINAENIGQFERTLILIDEGAECHYIEGCTAPVYSSESLHSAVVELVAHKDAKLRYTTIQNWSNDVYNLVTKRAYAYEGATVEWIDGNLGSKITMKYPGIYLLGQRAYGETLSIAFAGKDQHQDTGAKMVHLAPNTTSKVTSKSVSRLNGRSTYRGLLNIAKGATGVKSTVRCDALLLDDTSKTDTYPYMEINQEDATVTHEATVGKIGDEQIFYLMTRGFSEEDALSLIVNGFMEPFTKELPMEYAVELNRLIKLEMDGSVG
- a CDS encoding Fe-S cluster assembly protein SufD; translation: MVILSELDSKFVSSISSTKDESDWLCQYRTRSLEMYNKLPLETSSLYTKYTDAARLEPEKVKIAEKTDGVIPEFLQNRINELKDLPHIIQIGTNIHSIHLTPEVKESGVRICHIDDALADGTAKEIIESSDVSDDRFTALNAAAFNSGVYIGIPKNAQLSSPIHLLSCLSKDGISAIARNVISASENSSAIIVQEVYSPKSPEPQTYLELLTTDIQDGANLDITSLQMMDEDSINFSTRKTNMASDSVVNWYLGLFGAMLSRYRLEYNLKGSGASVNDSEVIFGNGEQSFDIQANANHISPATEARIIEKSILRNSSKSLFKGMIRILDKAVKSNSYLSGRSILLDADAKSDAIPSLEILTNDVKATHSASVAQIDEEQIFYLQSRCLTKAAAERTIIEGFLEPLSRKMSYQVRAWIAYLIESKWEGRSLSINNDEELRKFVEVEETRYNEKAEIEQHYKYR
- a CDS encoding Naphthalene 12-dioxygenase system ferredoxin subunit protein translates to MIKLSEWVKTCSVDELDGSLYSFDHNEKRILLSKIGGQVYATDRMCTHEDADLSCGFATPEGIRCNLHLSVFDMRDGKPQNPPAKKPLATYNVKIDDKDVYVEL
- a CDS encoding cysteine desulfurase; amino-acid sequence: MMLQSENLMERIRADFPIMNRRVHGEKRLVYLDNASTTQKPIQVIDALTKYYKNYNSNIHRAVYVLATEATCAYEEVREKAADFIGAKDHNEIVFVRGTTEAINMVAYAWGRENISKGDVIVTTEYEHHSNIVPWQMLVKEKKAVLKYIDIDEHGKLIMSQLDEYLSKGDVKLVCFSLMSNVLGTISDAESIISKCKSAKVKTLVDAAQAVPHMSVDVDRLGCDFFAFSGHKMLGPTGVGVLWARREILENMAPFHGGGDMIREVHKQETTWNDVPYKFEAGTPNIADVIGFGAAIDYLQKIGMDKVREHEVELTLYALDRFATVPGIKVYGTDEIQWRGGVLSFNFADVHPHDVAQIVDEEGIAIRSGHHCAQVLMEKLDVAATSRASFYIYNTKEDIDRLVMSLLKVAKVFKL
- a CDS encoding iron-sulfur cluster scaffold-like protein NifU family, which produces MSGVDIYHEMIIDYSRNPLNFGKINNPDVTFHDSNPLCGDSIDIDMKMSKGVVSEIKFHGKGCAICMACTSVLTEMAKGKSMAEVKEITKKDVLSELGLESLQAVRIKCALLSLKVLKYALYTYLTKHTEDTEIEDLKKEATDLY
- a CDS encoding phosphoglycerate kinase, which encodes MRFLTIDDVMTKEKTVFLRVDMNCPMDSETMEIADKSRIEESIPTIESLADSKLVIASHQGRVGNTDYTGMGKHAAVLEQMLGRKIRYVEDIIGEAAQHAIRNLKKGEILMLDNLRLCAEENYEFSPKDAAKTIMVSRLSRLFDVCVLDSFPSAHRSHPSIVGFQNTIQACAGRIVEKEIRELDKIISVAKAPHVVVLGGLKVADRLEAISLLIKNGQADHILLTGVIASVFLRAQARIKYPLGIDREDEMVRKAHYLIGEYRDVFSTPVDIAIERNGKRVEIMVRELVAGDCILDIGPETVAHYEKIIVGAGTVFISGPAGFFENEQFCHGTEKLLKSVANSMATTIVSGGHLTAALKKYGLYEKINHTSTAGGALVLYLAREKLPMIAALEKAASN
- a CDS encoding ATP-utilizing protein; the encoded protein is MKKMPNFENLCDWFDNINRVIVSVSGGVDSALVAAAAYKMLGSAAVAVTADYKTLSADEMDSAKSICKEIGIQHTMIRYNELDNPNFVINDKTRCYHCRTELSGRLVLLASKLGIETIVDGTNMDDLGDYRPGIDAMKENGISSPLVECKFLKDDVRREAKELGMIVWDRPSNSCLASRVPWGTKVTAERLCRIELAETVVKNSTGARQVRVRDIGGAARDPLILLKVDFDKASQLVKEFQNIQYFCTKDVNDDRLQDIIIKGDMLEKTPQYKEFVEAPDTKGDLNYLGITIDGKILYIGRDGSIYSRNNFSKFNITNIVYTLLNRISSIHAFHKTLDVNY